A stretch of Amycolatopsis balhimycina FH 1894 DNA encodes these proteins:
- a CDS encoding DUF397 domain-containing protein: MTSHDRVWRKSSYSGGGNGDCVEVALNTELVGVRDSKAPASGELAVPSAAWTTFLRKLS; encoded by the coding sequence ATGACCTCCCACGACCGGGTCTGGCGCAAGAGCAGCTACAGCGGCGGCGGCAACGGAGACTGTGTCGAGGTCGCGCTGAACACCGAGCTGGTCGGTGTCCGGGACTCGAAGGCACCGGCGTCCGGGGAGCTGGCGGTCCCGTCCGCGGCGTGGACGACGTTCCTGCGCAAGCTCAGCTGA
- a CDS encoding Scr1 family TA system antitoxin-like transcriptional regulator, whose protein sequence is MSERDRDSSATGREIGDELKRFRVGAGLLAADLADMLGCSASKISRMESGVRGYSELDVTMYLASCRASREDVVRMLDLVREQADGYRVRPHREKLPDELRSLIVAETLASSIIEFEPQIIPGILQIEDYARAVFRWYGQFDENGIADRVKARLKRVADLALDGGQSREWLAALASEYEQAKDDTR, encoded by the coding sequence ATGAGCGAGCGAGACCGCGATTCGTCGGCGACCGGCCGCGAAATCGGCGACGAGCTGAAGCGGTTTCGCGTCGGCGCCGGGCTCTTGGCTGCGGATCTCGCGGACATGCTCGGCTGCTCGGCCAGCAAGATCTCGCGGATGGAGAGCGGGGTCCGCGGTTACTCCGAGCTGGACGTGACGATGTACCTCGCGAGCTGCCGCGCCTCGCGCGAGGACGTGGTGCGGATGCTCGATCTGGTTCGTGAGCAGGCAGACGGCTATCGCGTCCGGCCGCACCGCGAGAAACTGCCGGACGAGCTGCGGTCGTTGATCGTGGCCGAGACGCTGGCCAGTTCCATCATCGAGTTCGAGCCCCAGATCATCCCGGGCATTCTGCAGATCGAGGACTACGCACGGGCGGTTTTCCGGTGGTACGGCCAGTTCGACGAAAACGGCATCGCTGACCGGGTCAAAGCCCGGCTCAAGCGAGTGGCCGATCTTGCCCTGGATGGAGGACAATCCCGGGAGTGGCTTGCCGCCTTGGCAAGTGAATACGAGCAAGCGAAGGACGACACGCGATGA
- a CDS encoding sulfite exporter TauE/SafE family protein: MTWWHAVIVVVAGIWAGTINAVVGSGTLVTFPVLVALGYPPVTATTSNAIGLAPGTLSGAWGYRHELKGYWPRVAQFAVASFLGAIGGTILLLSLPKDAFEAVVPVLVGLAVILVIVQPKVSKWVAQRREENGKEHKPGPLLMFFIFLIGIYGGYFTAAQGVMLMAVMGMLLSEPLQKLNGVKNVLAAVVNIVAGVIYAFVAPISWPVVLWLAVGSTAGGFLGAKIGRKLPPAVLRGVIVVIGVAAVVQLVVKQFS, from the coding sequence ATGACGTGGTGGCACGCGGTGATCGTCGTGGTCGCCGGCATCTGGGCGGGCACCATCAACGCCGTCGTCGGGTCGGGAACGCTGGTGACGTTCCCCGTGCTCGTCGCGCTGGGCTATCCGCCGGTGACGGCGACGACGTCCAACGCGATCGGCCTCGCGCCCGGGACGCTCAGCGGCGCCTGGGGCTACCGGCACGAGCTCAAGGGCTACTGGCCGCGGGTCGCCCAGTTCGCCGTCGCTTCCTTCCTCGGCGCCATCGGCGGCACCATCCTGCTGCTCTCCCTGCCGAAGGACGCCTTCGAAGCTGTCGTCCCGGTGCTCGTCGGGCTGGCCGTGATCCTCGTGATCGTCCAGCCGAAGGTGTCGAAGTGGGTCGCCCAGCGGCGCGAAGAGAACGGCAAGGAGCACAAGCCGGGCCCCCTGCTGATGTTCTTCATCTTCCTCATCGGCATCTACGGCGGGTACTTCACCGCCGCGCAGGGCGTGATGCTCATGGCCGTGATGGGGATGCTGCTGTCCGAGCCGCTGCAGAAGCTCAACGGCGTGAAGAACGTCCTCGCCGCCGTCGTCAACATCGTCGCCGGGGTGATCTACGCGTTCGTCGCGCCGATCAGCTGGCCGGTCGTGCTGTGGCTGGCCGTCGGCTCCACCGCCGGTGGCTTCCTCGGGGCGAAGATCGGCCGGAAGCTGCCGCCGGCGGTGCTGCGCGGCGTGATCGTGGTGATCGGTGTCGCCGCCGTCGTCCAGCTGGTGGTCAAGCAGTTCAGCTGA
- the hisC gene encoding histidinol-phosphate transaminase, translating to MPSVSPRADLESLPKYVPGRTIEGAVKLASNEVPGGALPSVAQAIAEAAAGINRYPDTGSQALRERLARELDVPVEQVAIGCGSVSLCQQTVQAVCAPGDEAIFGWRSFEAYPIVTQVANAVSVKVPITEGQELDLDAMLAAITDRTRVIFVCNPNNPTGTAVRRAELERFMAAVPEHVLIVLDEAYKEFVTDPEVPDGVEYTRSRSNVMVLRTFSKAYGLAGLRVGYAVAPTPIADALRQVYVAFSVNMLAQVAALASLDAADELLARCQEIVVERGRVREALLEAGYRVPETQANFVWLPLGDQAVPFAEHALDRKLVVRPFAGEGVRVTIGTREENDLFLAAAREFRG from the coding sequence ATGCCGTCCGTGTCCCCGCGTGCCGATCTCGAATCGTTGCCGAAATACGTCCCCGGCCGGACGATCGAAGGCGCGGTCAAGCTGGCGAGCAACGAGGTGCCCGGCGGCGCGCTGCCGAGCGTCGCGCAGGCGATCGCCGAGGCCGCGGCGGGCATCAACCGCTACCCCGACACCGGCTCGCAGGCACTGCGCGAGCGGCTGGCGCGCGAGCTGGACGTGCCGGTCGAGCAGGTCGCCATCGGCTGCGGATCGGTGTCGCTGTGCCAGCAGACGGTCCAGGCGGTGTGCGCGCCCGGCGACGAGGCCATCTTCGGCTGGCGCTCCTTCGAGGCGTACCCGATCGTCACGCAGGTCGCGAACGCTGTCTCGGTGAAGGTCCCGATCACCGAGGGCCAGGAGCTCGACCTCGACGCGATGCTCGCGGCGATCACCGACCGAACGCGCGTGATCTTCGTCTGCAACCCGAACAACCCCACCGGAACGGCCGTGCGCCGCGCGGAGCTGGAGCGGTTCATGGCCGCCGTGCCCGAGCACGTGCTGATCGTGCTGGACGAGGCGTACAAGGAGTTCGTCACCGACCCCGAGGTGCCCGACGGCGTCGAGTACACCCGTAGCCGGTCGAACGTGATGGTGCTTCGCACCTTCTCCAAGGCGTACGGCCTCGCGGGCCTTCGCGTTGGTTACGCCGTCGCGCCGACGCCGATCGCGGACGCGCTTCGCCAGGTGTACGTGGCCTTCTCGGTCAACATGCTCGCCCAGGTGGCCGCGCTGGCGTCGCTCGACGCGGCCGACGAGCTGCTGGCCCGCTGCCAGGAGATCGTCGTCGAGCGCGGGCGGGTGCGGGAAGCGCTGCTGGAGGCGGGTTACCGGGTGCCGGAGACGCAGGCGAACTTCGTCTGGCTGCCGCTCGGTGACCAGGCCGTCCCGTTCGCCGAGCACGCGCTGGACCGCAAGCTGGTGGTGCGCCCGTTCGCCGGCGAAGGCGTCCGCGTGACCATCGGGACCCGCGAGGAGAACGACCTGTTCCTGGCCGCGGCGCGCGAGTTCCGCGGGTAG